CGCGATAAGCGGCATCGGCCGGTTGCAACGCCCCGAACCACGCCATCCCGTCCGCCGCGGCCTCCACCCAGACCCGGCGGTCCTCCCGGGCCCGGGCGTGGCGCACCGCCAACGGTTCGGCGGAGAGTTTCTCGGCCAGGCTGCGCGCCAGCAGGCGCATCCGGCCCGGGTTGACGGTGCGGGCCGGACCGGCAAGCTTCGCATCGTATTCCGCCCACACCGCCGCATCCTCGGCCGCCTCGCCGACCGCGCCGTCAGCCGTGTCGTTGGGTGTGTTGTTGGGTAGGCCGGTGGTGTTGTCCAGGATGGCGCGCACGTTCGGGTAGCAGATCTCCCCCTCGAGGAAGTCGGCCCACACCGCCGGCAACCGTGTGGTCAGCGTTTCCGCGTCGGCCAGACGGTTACGGACCGTGTTCTGACCGATTCCCAGGCTGGTGGCCAGTTCGGCGATCGCGGCGCGTTCGGCGAACTCCACCCGATCCCGTTCACCGCGAGCGCTCTGCCGCTCGGGCGCAGGGCCGACGAACACTTCCGGGAACACGCGCGCCTCGCGGATCGTGGCGAGGATCGCCGCCAACTGGCCGGCGGTGGCCCGAGCGATCTGACGTCCCGCGAACTGGGCACGGGCAACCTGCCCATCATTGCGCACCCCCGCATCCACTTCCGCCGGCGGCAGCATCACGACCGAATCGTCCACCAGGTCGGCGCTGAGCAGGACCGAATCAAGCACGGTGGACTGCGGCAGATCGGCACTGGACGGCGCGGCATCCAGCAGCCGCGCATCCAGCCGTTGCGTCGCCTCCAGCAGATCTTCCATACCTGAAGTCAACCAGCAGCCACCGACACTCCGACCCCGAAAACAGGCAAAACACGCCGAATCCGAGCCATTCAAAGACCGTTACCAAGCCGTTACACGCGGAGCACGAGGTGGC
The Rathayibacter sp. SW19 DNA segment above includes these coding regions:
- a CDS encoding HNH endonuclease signature motif containing protein — translated: MEDLLEATQRLDARLLDAAPSSADLPQSTVLDSVLLSADLVDDSVVMLPPAEVDAGVRNDGQVARAQFAGRQIARATAGQLAAILATIREARVFPEVFVGPAPERQSARGERDRVEFAERAAIAELATSLGIGQNTVRNRLADAETLTTRLPAVWADFLEGEICYPNVRAILDNTTGLPNNTPNDTADGAVGEAAEDAAVWAEYDAKLAGPARTVNPGRMRLLARSLAEKLSAEPLAVRHARAREDRRVWVEAAADGMAWFGALQPADAAYRAYARINANAKHLAGLPGETRTIGQIRADVMADLLTGEGTPHEVTATVMITVPVLTLLNPDTPTGDQTGRAGQTQPTDQSQQADRTQQTSQAQQPTPTDQPDHTDPPDQSDRAERSDHVARYEQPAQLNGYGPIDPDTARRLAGKAPSFYRILTHPVSSAILDVDRTSYTVPADLKRWILATHTYCVFPGCNRLAVDCDIDHSLDWVLNGTTTLNNLAPVCRGDHRLKHKTRWKIIRHQDGTIQWESPLGHTHNTDPPPF